The DNA region AAGCGATCGCATTACACCTGtcttggagtccttgcactggcttcctaacTGGTTTCAAGTCggcttcaaaatcctcatgctcacctataaggctctataTGACTTAGTTCCCCAGTacatctgtctactccccacctcactgTGGTCTTTTACATGCCCCTTAAGCATGTTTACATTCTATGGATGACAGAATCTATGCTATACCCCGAAGCTCTGGCATTCTATCCCCCTGGATAACAGAGAGTCACCTACCCTGTGGTAATTTTctataactttttaaaattttaaacctACCGTAAAAGACTTTTAggtgccacttttaaaggctccatataaataaaattattattattgttattattcaaTAGCAGATCTGCATATTCTATTAAATATGTAAACTGTGTGTTTATATGCTGTTTATAATGCAAGATAAAGGAGCTAAAAGAGGACAAAGGTCTGAATTTCATCTTATCTTTGTGAGGGGAAATCAGTGCTGTAAGGAAATTCAGTACGTGCCTAAATACTTTACCTTCTGTATTTTCAGTCATTTTCTTTATATTATTGTACAGTACGTTTATGTATGTTTCATGTATATTTTCATTAACTTAAGTTAAAAATAGTTAAATAAGTGGGATGATATAGCGAGGAAATTTCAAAAGATGTTTTGGAATAGAAAGTCGTAGTTAGAATAATGAGACATgacaaaaaggggaaaaaaaatggaaatatacCAAACAGCGTCTCCGATGAAATAAACTGAGGAGCATTGTCATTGATGTCAATAATGTGGATTTTCAGTATTCCTGCAATAAATAACAAAGTTTTATTGATGTGCATGTTAAAAAGATGGATCCAATTCTTGTCTTCTTAGTCGGCCGTTATAATTTATCCTACCAAGATTTTTTTACACAATGTAAATGACTAAATCTTTGCAGCAATTTGATTTATAATACTAAACAAGGTTGAGATGGGTCCACGAAGGTTcacttattaaaaacaaaccccAGGCACTCTGAAACAACAGAACAAGAACGAGAACCCTTCCATCAATTCCCATTACCTGGGCTGCTGTGATTCACGCCTTTCTCTGTTAAGATATCCACCACCTGGATTTCCATCTGCACTTCATGGCACTGCTCATAGTCAATCAcaaaatcattattcaccaacaGGGAGCCGCTCAGCTCCAGACGGAACCAGTCCTTTTCACAGTCGTCTGCCGAGACGTTCAAATTGCACAGGCACTTCACGGAGAGAAGGTGATAAACCAGCGAGTGCTTGGTGTCCTCATCAGTGCCGGTGATGTTCCTCACCACTCCCAGGCCAGTCGTATTCTCTTTTACACCCAAGTCTTTGAGGGATCCATCTTCAAACGTTGGTGGTTTATCATTTACATCCAATACTTTCACTTTCACTCTGGCACGGTCTTCCTGCAGACCAAGGTCTGTCGCCTCAACGGTAAGAGTGTAATTCTTCACTGCTTCGAAATTTAACTCAACGTCGGGGTCCACTGTGATATTTCCCCTGTAACGCTTGAGATCTTTGTCATAGAACGTGCGAATGATGAAATTTCCAAAGCTCCCATCAGTGATGCTGAATGAGATGCGGTTGTGAATTTCTGTTTGGTCAGCGTCCTGAGCAAACACCAAACCTACAAACGCACCTATGAAAGGAAAGGATAAAGATAGAAGACAAAGATCTCCAAGTATCTCCAATATATTCTCCAAACATTCTGGTTTATTCAACTGATCTGACTGAACCAGCAATCagtagctatatcaccctgtacctcacaactggcagcccacagaagctcagcaggtgtgagcctggtcggtacctggatgagagactcctgggaaagctaaggctgctgctgggagaggtgttagtggaaccagtagggggcgctcaccctgcagcctgtgtgggccctaatgccccagtatagtgctgGAAACAAAAATCACTGTCTTACagttgagacataaaactgaagtcctgactctccatggtcattaaaaatcccagggcatttcttgaaaaaagtcggggtgttaccccggcatcctggccaagtttccctcttgtctttaccaatcatagccttctaataatccctgCCTATTAATTTTTCTTCATTAATCTGTtgtcttccccactgatagctgatgtgtgcttCCTCTCATCATGCCGGTGGCAACAACACATTGGTGAAGGGGAGtctccccattacctgtaacaactctttgagtagagtgtccagaaaagcactatgttaAGGTAAGGgattattgtattgttgttgttattgatcAGTTTAAATACACCACAATTTCTGTTgaacaatacaattgtacagcattcagcactttttcagcatcTTTTAAGTGTTAAAAATAGTTTCTGCAGTTCACTGAAATTATACAATGATAGTCTAAGCAGAATTATTGATATTAAAGGAAATAGAACAGCAAGAAGGAAAAATATCATCCAGACTAACTTACCTTTCTCAGTTTCGTTTACTGAGAAATCATACGTATCTGGTGCAAACACTGGTTTGTTGTCATTGATATCCTAgggagaaaatatatttacacatttaacTTAAATAAGCATTTTCATTTGCTTAGTGGAAATTAGATGAGAAGTTTTATCAAACGTTTATGTTGTTacacaactacagtacatatttctaCCGCAGTACGATGCTCTCATGAAGCAGATCCATAATAAAGCTGGCCATACGGATTGCTGCCTGGCTGCAAATGCGTTACTCTTATGTGGCTGTTGAACAGGAAGGCTTTACCTCAACATTGATGGTTACATTCACTGAGGAAGACATAGATGGGAACCCTAAATCGTAAGCTGTCACGATCAGTTTTATTGCCCCGTTCAATGAGGGGTCAATGGCTTCCCTATCCAAAGGGCCGTTGTTTTCCAGCATGCCTGTTTTTTCGTTGATGGTGAAGTTGTCACTGAATTCGCTCGGTTCTATTCTATAGCGGATCTCACTGTTGTTAGTCCCTGGCTCATCCTTATCAAAAGCCtaaagataaaacacaaaaaaaattcaGTTACCTTGAGAGGCAATAAATTCCATGCAAAAGGTTTCCTGTTAAGCACCATCACTCCTTTGCATTATATATCATGACACTAGGACTATcgtcagaaaataaacatttatgacAGGCAGTCCTGTTTTGACTATGACTCTAGTACACCCTGCTACAGAGGAGTAATATTCTAATCAAGTTAAACATTATTCAGGATAAAATCTGCCCATTTtcagtgtatcttattttgggagcttttttgttcatgttttctAAAGATTCCAATTAAAGCTTGAATCTGTAACACAAAGATGTTTGCTGATTAccatactgatttttttttcatttctacaaAGAatctataattacatttttttgtgatcCAAGGTAGGTATTAGTTGGAAAACTAAAAGTAACAGCAATTATTGACCTGGATTTGAAGTTGTAAGTGTCCATCCTTTCCCTCCTCCACAAAGTCAATGTAATAATCCCTGGCCATCTCTGGTGTTTCATCATTCTCATCTATTAGGGTGATCTCCAGCACTGCAGTTCCTGTGTTGTTCGCGGTATCAATTGCTTGCAAAGTGGCAAAATAAATAGGACGTGTTTCCCTGTCGAGCAGCGTGGAATTCTTCACAAAAATGGTGCCGCTTTCTTTCCCAACTTCAAAATAAGGCAATCTGAAAAAACGGGAGATGGTTACTGGTACACTGAATTACCACAGCTCTTTGGTATATAGCATGTGTTTGCAGTATCTGAAAGCAGTATGCATGAGAATCACTTTATAGGTATAAGAGCAACCGATAGCTGCCATTTCAGCATTTTGAATAATACTCcctttttaaaattctaaacTTTTCACCCTGACAAAACACAGATAGTAAGTATTCATTTTAAAGACAGTACTCACAGCACTTCCACATTCTTCTAACGAACCATATTATTACACAATTTTGTGCAATATTTTGTTGCACTAGATCGAACTTACATGCTGTCTGGTAGGAGCCTGTAGGTAATCTTGCCCTCATCTGCTGTGTCTGGATCTGAAGcctgtaaaaagaaagaaagacattTGAAACAGAAGAATTATTTATCATTTCTCAGCACACAAATATCTCTACAGGAAATGTACAATAACACAACAGGCTGTGCCTTTTTGATTATTAGCTTCCCtgttttcaaaatcccatgatcGTCTGACAACGGGCTATTTACTGTTTTACtccattttaatacattttcttttttctgttgttgcagTTCCTGCAGGAGGCACTATAACCTTCAACACTGTCAGACTACAGAAGCTAATCTAGATTAGACCATGTGATTGGGTGTCAAAGTACAGATGGAAAGCCATGAGAAAAGGCAATGATCCTCCCTCTGGACCACAAGATCGATAGCTCCTGCCCACACTGTGGGGGTTTAACATCCCATGTCACATTTTGCAGGAGCAAGAGGCACCTGAGTTATTCACAGTAACAAGGCATTAATCTAAATGCATATAAAGACCTCCTATTTTAATGGACTGAACATGTATTTTCCTGTtcagtctctgtgctcttttcACTAGAGGAGACGTTATACCTAATAGAAACTTTAATTCCATCATGACTCAGGCATGATGTTTGCAGACAAACTTACCAGGATAAGTGTACAATGCACAGCCATGTCATAAAATTCCCCAAATACCTTTGAGAACaatttttatactgtagttcatcaGCAGCTTCTGCTGAACTCCCATCTGACCAAAGTCATTAATGAACCAGATAGTCATACTGATAGGAACACTGAGTTCAATTCACAGCCCTTAATATCCCAATGAATATAATGGAAGATATCAAATTAAACGACTCTACATTACTGGATTTCTTTCTACGGCTTCAGTCAAATTATGAACTCACCGTTATGGTCATCAGAGCTTTTCCATTTGGACTATTTTCATTCACTTGCAGCTGATAGGTTTCTTGTTTAAACTCTGGCCTGTTATCATTCATGTCGATAAGAGCAATAGTCACTGTGGCGGTGGAGCAATAGTAAGTCTCGTTTGCGACGTCACTGGCAACAATCtggaaaatgtacatttcaattGGCTCCTGAGGCACACAGGCTGAATCAAAAACATTAAAGTATCACCACACATACAGGGTGACTTCCAGATAATTTTCCAAAACTACTACGAAAAAAAGTTTCCTCCATTCAACTTCCACATCTAAACTTTTACAAATCTTTGCCAAGCTGGTAGCGAATATTACACTGGGGTATAAAGCTTGGAAAATCAACCAAATAGATGCAATTGCTTTAAAAGTCCTTTAAAAACCTAAATATACATGCATACTTTTTTTGTAGTTCTTTAGAAGTCTGCTCAGGCTTTTTCTACAAAATACATAGAAGCAAAGTGGACAAAATACTTTACTAAAATTGGAaatactcaaataaacattttcctttcttgaattttgttgggcTTTTTATTCATAGCAACACACATGATGtgggaaaacagaaaagaattATCTGACTTGTGGAATCAACTTTTTATATGCATGACCAAAAGAAAATTTCTGATGGTGTTCTGCAGCATCTGCAATCACTGCAGGGAGTATCTTGAAAGCCAGTCTTATCTCAAAGTCCTTTCAGATAAAAAGGGATAATTCTGACACTGGATGACACTCTGGGCCTCTAATCTGCTTAAAACCATAGTTACATGTGGGAACATCAAATCCCACTCACATACCTCCACTCTCATCATGGTTTTGCTCTCGTAGTTGACTTCACTAGGGCTCTTGACCAGAATCTGAACCTGGGCACTGCTCATGGCAGTGGTGGGTGAGACGGAAAATGCATCTTTGTCCTCTCCCTCCAGGCGCAAGTTGAATTTGGCATTGTTTCCCTAAAAGATACGAGATTGAAGAGTAATTGCACAGACCTGATACTGTCATCGTAAGTGCCAAAAAGTTGTTACAGATTGGACAACCACAATTCTGGGCATTAAAATGAGTTCTATGACTTTCTAATTATAATCAGGGTTGTGCTTTTCTTTGTAAATCGCAATACTACAACTCACTGTAATCAAATGCATCAAATTATCAAGTTTACAGGCTCTACAAGTTCTACAATTTCCATTACTGGGAATgacatttcttttcaaattatgccaaaaaaatgtgtaaaataatcACGCACGATCTGATCCCAGTTTATTATGATGTATTGCAAGTATATGTTccgaaatttgaaaaaaaaagaaaaacctgaCCTCATCCTGGTCCCGGACAGTAATGGTCATGTTGGCGACAGGGACACCTCCAGAGGCATGCTCTTGTATGTCACCAGTGAAACTGTTTGCTACAGAGCTGTCACTGAAGTCACATTCGCTCTCCATGCAGTTGTAAAACTTGGGCTTGTTGTCATTGATGTCCAGAATCTTGATGATGACTTCTGCAGATGTCATAGCATTTTGCCCATGAATGTTAGGGTTTTCCTCTTCGGCCTGAAATACACACGATTGGTATAAACTTGCTGAAATTTCCAACAATCTGCTGGAAATATTATTCAGGCAGGTGTTTATGGTTTAACCCATGTATTAGCTGACGATCTTACAAGCTTCACTTACAGAGCCAGGCATATGCATGACTTACCATGACCTGCAGATTGACAGTAGCAGTTATGTTCAATAATGCTTCCCTATCAATTTCACCCTTCACAGTTATAACACCATTGTTTCTGTCAATGTCAAACAATCCAGGGGCATTGGTCTCTGTAAAACCAATAGGGTAGAATCTCATTATCACATTTTCTGTACCATTGGCTTAACACTTCCTAACAATTTCTGAGTTTGAAATTTTTATCTGGTTTTTATGTGGTTTTCTTCCAGTGCTGTTTTTATTACCAACTCAGCCAATTGATCTGCACTTCCCCTAATTTTTGTCCTACATTTCATCTTCATTACACGCTTGTTAAATCATGAAAATCATGTCCTCAGTTTTGGATCAcagtcaaaaatgaaaaacaaaacacttaccCTTAATGCTATAAAAGATTTTGTCTTTGATTCCTCTGTCACCATCCACAGCTTGTACTTTAAACACTGAGGTGCCCTAAAATGTAACAAACAAAAAGACTGTTATATAAAAAGTACCAATGGACATGTGAAAGCACTGTCCCTAATCTGTGATGACTGTGCAAAAAACCCTTCATGTCATATCTGCCATAACACACACAGAGCAAAATAAAAGATCCTCGTCACAAATTAACCACCGTGTACTTTTTGagattttcatttaaacataaacACCTGCTAGTTGCATCTAACTATATAGCAAAGGTAAATCAATAAATACAAACAGGAGAGAAAACATTAACTATAAATATGTCTGTGTTATTAGTAAGACccaaaaaagattttttaaagcaagttGTGGGTAGGTCCCATGAAATGATAAAGAACTGTAAATTTAGTTGAATTGTATTTTCCTAGAAATCTCTAAAAGAGaaagattttttctttctttcattgttCTTCAGTTAAGCAGTTGTTACATGAAATCAAAGAACTACAGAGATGCTCAAAATGTCACTTTGTCACCCTTTACCCTTCTAATAACCAGTAAGTTAAGCAGAAAGAATCTGATATTTCCTGTTGATATCGAGTTTCATATGAGTAGATACTCACCACAGGAGTGTGTTCCTTCACAGAGGTCTGATAAGGCAGGTTTAAGAAGTCTGGATCCAGATCAGCGACATCCTCAATGGTAATGAAGGCAAATGCACTGGTGCTCTGAACAACAGCCTGACCATAAAGTTCACCTCCGCCATcctttttaatacaaataaaaaatattaatagtgTTGGAAAAGCATTTTTAAGATAACACTGTACGGCTACACAGGCCAAAGTGTAAATGAggaatcatttttatttcctttatttttatggTTTCAATATGGAggcttaaatttaaataataaattatcaaTCCATCCGTGCTTGTTTTCAGAGCTGTTGTGTATGGAAGGGGTTTTGGTCACCTAAGATGAAAGTAGGCCCCTCATCCTGGCCTGCAGAAATTAGTCTGAATGGAAGCACTACAGCGTCATAGATGCATTTCTATGATCAAATTCATACTATTTTATCATATCGAAGAAACACTGTATTTGCACCTTGATAGAGTTCTTACAAAACTTAACTTTATACCTGTGATCCTGACATTCTTTCCATTTGAGCTCTCAGTTACTTCAttgaactattaatttttttttaattgtataccCAATTATAGCTTTTGTGTTCATGAGGAGACCTTGAAGTATTTTAAAACGTCAACAGTCTCAGAAGTAAAACTAATCTAAAAATGTAAACTAGTAAGCAATGACAGGTGAAGAACAGCTCAATTAACACAATACCAACAGGGCAGAGCAGAAGGCTAAATCCCAAATTCTAGGCTGAGGTCGAGAATCCAGAAAATCGTGGAACGAGTAAACTGAGCTGGCAGCAAGCCGACAAGTCAGGGACTCTAATACCGAGTGTGGAAAAGTGAGACGAGAGGGTTTAAATAGCGGAGAGCTGAGACGTGATTGGAAAATGAGGTAATTGGCGAGGACACATGTGGAATGTGTTTGTGACATCAATCATTTGAAGGAAAGATATCTTGGCCAACATGGCTTGGACTGTAAAGCCCAGCACAATGACCAAAATATGCATGGGTGATAATATCTAGATTTATTTAGTTACATTTGGCAGACTTAGAAATCACAGTAGTTTTCATTCAATTGACTGGCACGATAATTCTTTCTGACCTTACCGATGCATTAATTGTTAGCTGATAGAAAGTACTTTTGTTGGCATAGTTCAAAAATCCATTCAGTAGGACTTCACCAGatctgtttattttaaacagaGATGAATCATCCGGCACAACCTATgggaaaaaacagtaaaaagaatttaaaatattatatactcatacatacagtaaaagataTAGAAGCTTACAGGTTGGCAAATTTTAATGATGGGATTTCATTATTTAATCACATCCATACCTCATCAATACTGTAGCTCACGACACCTGCCAGCCCACTGTCTTCATCTGTGGCTGTGACTTTAAATAATATCGTACCTAATGCTGTATTCTGggcaagagaaaaagaaagaaaattttcactcagtttttttttacccaacatgctgaaaaataataacattccACTGAAATGGTATTTCTACGTAAACCTTCTGAATAAAAAtctaagtactgtataatacttGTAGCagaaatgcttattaataacCCACAGAATTAGGTGTTGACATGGATTTTCAGTGAGGTCCCTTCTTTGGTCTTAGCCACAGAATAGGCTGTTCATCCTTGTGTGCTGGTCTGCAGGGAAGATGAGCTGGTTTGATAAGGAGCATCTCTCAAGACAGTGATATGACTCAGATCAGTGCTTCCCATGACGCAATCCCACTGCTCACACCTGAATGCCTAGCAGAGAGCTATAGGCGCATCTGGATGATGGTCTTAAAAGCTATGACCAACCAAGCAGGGACCTATAGGGCAAGAAGACTCACTCCACCAGGTGACTGCTTGGCCATTCACCAACCATATTTTCCCCAGTTACAAAGCATTGCACATCCCATCTATCACTTCTCTCCACTGAACCACATTGGCTGCCTGACACCATCAACAAGTTAATGGTTAATATTGTTGCCTAAAGGCTAGGGACCGAAACCTTTTTCCAGGACGCTGAGCTGGAAAGGAGCCTGTACATACAGAATTCTGTCCAAGGTCTAGCCtgcaactgtacagtatgcccACTTGATCACTGAAACACTGGCTGACACTTTTGAATACTTCAATATTCAGAAGAAGCTGCTATATTGGAAGCAAACCAAGTTTTTCTCCCATTTACGACTTGCCCTGATCAAGCAATCACCCTTCATAACAAATCCTTGTTCAGCTCAACGCTAACCAGCAGATCCCAGGGGATTTATATTAAACGCAAGGTTGCAGCAGAACTCGCTCTCTCCCTAACATAACCAACTGTGCACCAGAACGGATTGGCAAGTGTAATAAGCTCTAAAAAAAGTTTCTTTAACAGAATGGCTTTTGACATATTTATAGCCACATTTGCATTAACTGACTTTTATTACTTGAGCCCCAGAGGACTTTTAGAAACTTATCATTTAGAACCACTTGAAAGAGTTTAGAAGCCTGCTTTAAGTTGTGATTTGATTGCTAGAAATCAGGGGTTTTAACAACTTACAATACtatgatcattttttttttatcttgcacCCATTCAACAaattctaaacaaaaaaaaaactatttaaagcAATTAATAGCAAGGGGAAAGTATAGGATGAAAATCAGATTTTTTGGTATCACTCTAAAGTCAGAACTCTCAGCTCAGACTGTCAATGttcatgtttattattattaaaccatTAAGCCTTATTACTCACCTCAGGGACTTTTACATTATATGGTGCCCCAATAAATATTGGTCGATTATCATTGGCATCTAGCAAAATGATACTGGCATGCTTTTTGGCCTGTTCAGGGAATCAaaattgtaaaaacacaaagattaAAACATTGTTATATAAAATCTATAGTTTTAATTACAACATACAATATACATTAGATATATGAAATACTTACAGGTTCATCATTATAACCATCAGAAACGGTTATATCTATGCCAAATGTTTCCTTGTCCTAAAAAAAATTATCAATCATTGAATTTTTATTGGGATCCAATATGTTACTCACAATTGTATAACATCATAATTACAAACATATCAGcatgtgaaaaaataatttcctgtaCAAAATAATAGATTCTATACTGTACGATAAGAGTACAGAAAAATTTGCTTGAAACACACAATTATTCATTATGTACACATTAAATCATGAATGGCCTACAACATCATATAAAAATATTGCTCTACTCTTTaataacagaacaaaaaagcaaCACATAATGATGATAAAGAAGGGAAATGCTTTTTATAATATTACACCGTGCATATCAATAGATCTGTAATAAGTAGCACTAGTCAACATTTGTAGCACTTACTTCTCTGTCCAGGGAAGACTTCACTTTTACATCTCCTGTCTTTTGATTGACCTCAAAGTAATATGAATTATCTCCAATAATTGAGTATGTTAAATCGGTACTATCCACATCTGTCGCACAAATCGTGAAAGCATATTCGCCTGttatacaaaagaaaacaaattccaaaatttcccattgaacCGAAACTTCACATAGCTTGATTACTTTCCCCACTACATTTTTGCAATACGCAACCATTGAAAAACATTGAACAATATCAATCATTCATAACAACACCTTCATttcaattttcatttcagttcacAGCAATTGCAATTGGAAGCACAAGATTAAAGGATTGAAGTATCCTCATATCTGCACCCAGTTTCAGTGACATCACCCATTATATAGACATTAACAAGCTCTGGGTCTCAGTTTCCAGTAAGCCAGAAAAAGCAATACTCTGTCTGCTACTATAAAAGGGCTAACAGTATCAGAGTGCATTACACTGATATCATCCCCCTTCATCGCTATACAGCATTCGTGACCCTGCACCAGTGGACCTGCCCTTTGATGTTGTGATTCTCACCTAGGGGGTGCAGACCAGCCACTTAGCCACTACGTTTATGAAAACACACAAATCCTAGAGCATTCAAATCCCTTCCAGTTGGAGACTGATCTTCGGGTGGAGCACATTTGAAGTCCAGCAGGTATTTGGAGTTCTGTCTGGGTCAGCAGTTTGAATTCAGGATCTAACAGCACTGAATGACCGGGGGCGGTAGGATGTTATCATCACAGCCTCCTCTTAATCTATCAAGGGTAATACTGTGCATGTCAAATTCTGTCATCTTTACCTGTTGTCATATTCAGTGACTTTCTTCTTATTGTTGATTGACAAGCTGAAACTGCATTTTGCAGTAATAAATAATGCAGGGGGTAACAGAACACACTGAATAAATCTCCCAAGTCTGTTCATGATGTTATAGGCTCTGGGTTTTTAATACGCTCATGGAGACTTGAGTGTATTAGAAAATCTTACCAGTATGTTAAGCAACAGCCAATAAATGACTGATACAATATAAATGATAAACTCACGTATATATgagtgtattatttattatatcagTCACTTGTTGGTTGTTGCAAAACGCACTGATTTAGCAACTAGCTGTTGCTAAACATCTTACCAATATTTACACAATAGTTATTCTAATTGTATAAGAACATTTAGTGTATCTAAAGAGCTGATGTTGGCATTTGGTTTGACTCCAAAGCTAGTTTATCTCCTTAAAGataataatagaaaataaacacaCCTATACGCAGATCCTCCCGTAATATTATGACACTCATGTTGGAACAGAAAGTTGGAAGAAGATTTCCGGAGactaagaaaaaggaaaaaaagtgacACATGTAAACAGACGATATACATTAAACTGATATACATTTCTGTTATTAAATAAAGATCAACTGAATGTTTTTGCACTCCTTATTGTTATCAAAACACATATTTATAATGTTGTCCTGATCCTTTTCAAGTTATCCTTATTGGCTatatcattttctttctgctgaGATTATAAAGCATCCCACTAACTGTTTCagcaggaactgaaaaaaaaattatgaaaacagaacagaaagatTGTCACCCCATTACTTGTCCACACCAAATTTCCTTTCCATCTCTTGGAGGTACAGAAGCATTTTGCAGACATTGAACTGATGAACCTTTAAAAATGATGCAGCCAATGTCTACATTAAGAAGGCCAAGCTGTTATCTTTCTGAAACCTGTTGGCATGCCAGGGATCTTTAAGGACACCAAAGGCAGGGGTCGGAGGAGAGTACACTACATCAACTTACCACTGGCAAAGAAACAGGGCAGGGTGAGCAGTACAAGGCTCATCATCTTTATGGTTTCTGCCAGGAAGACTGCAAGCACACAACACAACAGGGACTGTTGTTAGAAACGAGGTAAAGCATTCACATAAATAAAGCTTTGGGAGAGTGTTACATATGTTTGACTTGTACGTGTACTCTAAAATTAGAGACAGTGGCTGGACTGAAATGAATTAAAGCTCTAAGTTACATTTAAATCCCTTCCATCTCCATCTCCAGGTTTACTCAACAAAATTAATCTTGTAAGTGTAACAGAGGGAAACCCCCTACAACCTGTTGCAGGAACCACAGGCACAGAAACACAATGGTGGTTCCTCACCTGTTTACTGCAGATTGTAAACAGCACAGTGTTAGACTTTTTTCAAAGTAAGggtaaaacaattgtattccttTATAAATGTTCATTGGAAAAGCATCAAGTTTAAGTTTACATTTTTTGCTTTCTCAATGCCAAGAAACTGACTGCTGCGCTATACTGTACAAGAAACATGTTCAAAATCTTAAAAAGCCTGGCAATCAACCACCCACAATTTCTTGATTTCAAAATGTCGGTTTTAAACCTTCACCAACGTCATACACTGATTTCAGAATTTAAGAACTGAAGGCCCATTCTGTACTGAGGAAGGATCACTCACAGACTGATGACAGAACAACATTGTCTTGTGTACAGACTGCAGAATTTTAGCACTAAAGGATTGAGATATggtttataattatttataattattactatatactgtatacct from Lepisosteus oculatus isolate fLepOcu1 chromosome 11, fLepOcu1.hap2, whole genome shotgun sequence includes:
- the cdhr2 gene encoding cadherin-related family member 2 isoform X1; protein product: MMSLVLLTLPCFFASVSGNLLPTFCSNMSVIILREDLRIGEYAFTICATDVDSTDLTYSIIGDNSYYFEVNQKTGDVKVKSSLDREDKETFGIDITVSDGYNDEPAKKHASIILLDANDNRPIFIGAPYNVKVPENTALGTILFKVTATDEDSGLAGVVSYSIDEVVPDDSSLFKINRSGEVLLNGFLNYANKSTFYQLTINASDGGGELYGQAVVQSTSAFAFITIEDVADLDPDFLNLPYQTSVKEHTPVGTSVFKVQAVDGDRGIKDKIFYSIKETNAPGLFDIDRNNGVITVKGEIDREALLNITATVNLQVMAEEENPNIHGQNAMTSAEVIIKILDINDNKPKFYNCMESECDFSDSSVANSFTGDIQEHASGGVPVANMTITVRDQDEGNNAKFNLRLEGEDKDAFSVSPTTAMSSAQVQILVKSPSEVNYESKTMMRVEIVASDVANETYYCSTATVTIALIDMNDNRPEFKQETYQLQVNENSPNGKALMTITASDPDTADEGKITYRLLPDSILPYFEVGKESGTIFVKNSTLLDRETRPIYFATLQAIDTANNTGTAVLEITLIDENDETPEMARDYYIDFVEEGKDGHLQLQIQAFDKDEPGTNNSEIRYRIEPSEFSDNFTINEKTGMLENNGPLDREAIDPSLNGAIKLIVTAYDLGFPSMSSSVNVTINVEDINDNKPVFAPDTYDFSVNETEKGAFVGLVFAQDADQTEIHNRISFSITDGSFGNFIIRTFYDKDLKRYRGNITVDPDVELNFEAVKNYTLTVEATDLGLQEDRARVKVKVLDVNDKPPTFEDGSLKDLGVKENTTGLGVVRNITGTDEDTKHSLVYHLLSVKCLCNLNVSADDCEKDWFRLELSGSLLVNNDFVIDYEQCHEVQMEIQVVDILTEKGVNHSSPGILKIHIIDINDNAPQFISSETLFVVVPEVAAKDSEVGRVTAKDRDSGENKVIVFDVLTVEFIHSNGDKETMSNLFYADTVKEIEDYAGIIRTSNTLNTNLKGRYLVTVGAKDKGVPSLNTSIQLDVYTVDSSFRVQLEFRSSIQEIDANIDTIKGVMVSATKATVHIVKIESKEQAQRASEFTVLVAYFVYPNGSAIIPSNIITILQEDRTAVDVLYRYGLQYIESGEKESKEIDPVYYAVAGLAAGFVILLVIMITTLVCTQRSYKRKLKAANAVKSAAFMGADNRHTGQVVPGTNKYTMEGANPVLNLNIDSATDLGFDEEGSNIDRVSLDSLDENLDINMSEKENMHMMMIQEEDEENPNEPHYIEPLGAALAQHRKKDNGETHTFTNPSLDTTDL